The following DNA comes from Vibrio gigantis.
ATTGCCTGGTATTCATCAAGCTCAATCAAACCATTTAAATATGGTGAATGACGTGACGCAAACTCAAACTTGTTGTTTAAAATAAGTTTGCGGATCAATTTGTCCTGCATAAACGCTTCTGGCAAAGTGGCTTCTGCATAGCTGGGCAAGTAGATATCGCCACCAGGATAAAGTGCTTCACAGCTCGACTCATGAACCTGGTATCCCCCAAGAATAATGTTTCCCTTAAAGCCTTTATCCTTAAGTTGCGTTATCAAGGGCTCAATTAGCTCGGTGTTCCATACATAACAACCTAAAGCTAACCCATCAATCTCTTCCAGCTTATGTTGCCCATTGATTCTGTTTGCTATCTCCCCTGCTGACAGGTTAAGTGCCTTATTTTTATTCATATCAATTGACAGGTGCTCAGCAGTAAACTTCTGACCGTAGTCCTTGTGCTGCCTGCACTCGGATAGAAGCACCCCTGCTGCAAAACTAGTCGCACTTTTACCTTTTTGGGTGTAATCAAACGTAACTAGCAGGCATTTTTTATTCTTACTCATAACTAAATCCATAGTCCTATCTATGCAACAACCACAAAGCTATAAAACTCATTTTTTCAAGCTTCGTACTCTCATAACCAATTAATAACACTATTAAAAATGCTTAAACTGTTGCTCATAGCCTTGTCGTCGACAAAGCTTGAAAGTAAGTCGTTTGTTCCCTTTAGATAGGATTAAGCGAAAGCTGCGCCCAATTCTGAATCGAATCAGGGATGGATTAGATTTAATGTTTTTGCCGCCAAGCACAGTAAATGGCGTACCGTCAGCAATTGAGTTCACTACACTCAGTGTTTTTTGACGAGTAGAGTTTGGCAGATCGCGCCAGATTTTTTTGTCAACAAGACAAATACAGTCAGAGTTTGAGCTGGTCAGCTCAGGACTACGTAGTTGGTATTTGAATACTATATTTTGCATTTAGACGTACCTTTTTTGGTGTGGGTACGTCTATACGCATAGAAAAATGATTTTTTTCGCTTTTTATTTCAACAAAGGCAACAAAACAATGTAACCTACTGATTTTGCTTTATTTAAACTTTCAGTTAGATCATCATTTATCACATCACCATGTATAAATGTGAGCATTACAGCTCCTTCATCAGGTGAAAACTCCCACTTATCATCAGAAGTTATCCAGCCTTCTAAGTCCTCGTATCTATAGTGTATTTGAACCTGTGATTCAGTGTTGAACGACACTGTTTGCTCACCTTGAATCTCAATTAACTGCTGATTTCCCCACTCGACGGTGATCAAAAGTGGTTCCTTTACCTCATCCTTATCATTTAATGATAAAGCTAAATCACCTAATAGTATCTCTTCACTCATCAGAGATACTATTGGAGAATTGATAGTCTGTTTAACAAAGCGCTTTGCTTGCTGGTAATAGCTAACATACTGTGGCCACTTTGCGGCAAAATAACAAAACCGATCTAAGTTATCTCTACGCTTAACCGCATCGCTCCAGACCCGTTCACGCTCTGGATCTCTAACCAGTTCTTTCCAGTCATCAGTATTGCTGTTTCGACCTTGAACCATCTCATCCAATGAAAGTTTATCTAACGGCATATGCAGCCTCCTTCTTCAGGGGCGATTTTAGCGCTATAAGCTTATCTCTTAGCTCATCAAAATTTGGATAATCTTTGCTCTTAATTTTATACTGATCCAATAGAGTCGTATTTCCTACAGATTTGAACAGTGCTATGCATAAAGAGCTTGGTTCATCACTGTGTACCCTACAAAAGTAGTCAATGATTTTTGTCACAATCGATCTAACTTCACTAGTTGTATGATGAGACTCCCTCTCGTTTTTCTTCGCAGTGTACTGCGGCTTGTTTTCCCCTTTTGTTAAGTATTTACTCTTGTACAAGTGAAAACCTGGGATTTTCGACTCGATATCAAGGTACACACATAGATACCTAAATGAGGAGTCCACTTTGTATCTGGTAGTGCTTTTGTCAATACATCCCTCAAATTCGGATTCAATGGGAGGCTCTACTTGGCCTAGTTCATCCAACAACTTCTTATTGGCCTGAAACCAAAAATAGACCATATTTGCTGCTACCATCCCACTATAGATTGCAAGGCAATATGAGATTTTATGCAAATCGATTTCAAAGGTACCTACTTCAGCCTGACTTTCAGCTATATCAACCTCTTCATCTATCAATTGCTGAAGCCCAGAAAATGTTTTTCCTGACTTGAGTTTGCACCAGTAATCTATTTGACTGAACAACTTGATATCACGCGGTATACCGTTAGGTAGCTTTTCGTTTTCAAAACCATCAGATAAAAACATATCAATTATCCGAGCTACTGCATTAGCCTGACTACCAAACGTCAAGGATACCTTTCGCTCATCAAATACCTCCAATGCCTCATACAAGACCAACTCAATACATGGTCTATGCTGTTCAAGATACTGCTTGCGACCTTCAACGCTCCAGTCAGTTATTGGGAATAAATCATCAAACACGTCAAACATAATTTATAAATCCAGATTTTAATTTTTGTTTGGCTAAGCTGCTCTTTAGCTGATTTACTTCATCAACCGTGAGATCTACTTTATCTAAATAAACAGCTTGATTTATCTGTTCTGCAATGCCACAAAACCTTAAACCAGCCCAAGAAGAAGGGTGAAGGAATAACCTCTCGGCTCGTTTTAACTCATCCTCATTCCGCGATTCTTTTGTCTTCATTGGCCCCAACAGCCCAGCCAAAGTTTCATTACAACCCAGGGTGTTTAGATATGGCGATAGTCCAAGCTCTCGCATTTTGTTTAGTTCAGCCTTAGCTCCTTGTGAAACCCACCAGCGTTGGGCTGCGAGTAGAGCTTTTGAAGGTGAATATCCACTATTTAGAAGTTGGTCATAATGAGATTTAATATGAGCTGTAACAATGTCAGGCAACGCCCACAATGAACCGATTGAGCTAACAGCACCCCACTCTATCATCCGCATATCGAAACCAAATGCTTCATTAACAGGGATAGAAAAGATACTCAAAGGGATATTACTACCGCTTTGGCAAGCCCAAAACTCAACGCGCTCCATTCCAGCAACTTGGTTAACCAGTTCTACGTCATTCATGTCGAAGTGTTTCGTTTTCAGATAAGGCCTATTAGGAAGTTCATGAGCACAGTGGCCATAATAGGATATGACTTCACTGGTACTAACCACTTCAACAAAGTCATCTTTTTGAACATCAGTCATAAGACCTGAAGCGTGTTTGTTCGCTACATTGTGAAAACGTGTTTCACCTCCATTGATGCATCTAGTACCACTGCGCTCGCTAAAGTGCGTTACATGGTTACAAAGATATAAAACTGTTGGAAGCCAATTAATCTCATCAACCAATGTATAAAGTTCTTCACCCTCAATTCCAGTAGCTGCCCACGGTATCTGTGATGCAAAAAAAGAGGTTAACAATCCCAGGCGTTTACAGTCATCAGGTAATATTTCACGCCAGTTTATGAAATCTAGAACCCAAGTTCTAAGGCCATCAGCGTTTCCTTTTACATATGCACCAATATCATTAACTAAGTTTCTTGGTAAGCTAACACTATGACCTGTTACCACTAGTTTTCCAGCATTCATCATAGCGACCAAAATGAGTACGTCGTCATAATTCGACTCAATGTCAATTCTGACCAAAGTCAAATTAGGGTTCTTGCTTAAGGCTTCTTCAAAGTGCTCAATTTGAACTGAATAGTCACTGTTTCTCCGCTTCAAAAATGCAGGGTCTAGCTCGTCAATTAAACTTTCAATCTTAAGAAAGTCAGTTAAACAGTCATTTGATTTTTGTCGTAGAAATGCAATTGAATCTTTGTCGTCTATCGCCCCCTTAAGCACCGCAGGATACAATGCAGGCTTGTAGAAGTAAGTAGATTCCCCCACTTCTTCTATGATTGAATCTTTCTGTGATCTTTCAAAAACCTCAGTTAGTGCTGCCTCAGCATCCTCTGCACTTAAATGCTCTAACATCAGCGCAAGTTCGTTCAGATTATAATAAGTAGACCCCATCTGAAGTAAATCACTACGTAAAGGCAAACAAACTTTTTTTTCTGGGACTTGCCAATGTTTGTTTGCGCTTTCACAAAAACGTAGAGCACTACAATTTTCAAGTAACTTGAATGCA
Coding sequences within:
- a CDS encoding ParE family toxin-like protein; this encodes MQNIVFKYQLRSPELTSSNSDCICLVDKKIWRDLPNSTRQKTLSVVNSIADGTPFTVLGGKNIKSNPSLIRFRIGRSFRLILSKGNKRLTFKLCRRQGYEQQFKHF
- a CDS encoding CHAT domain-containing protein; protein product: MGFYSLQTKQAIEYSAMQDLQLRCLVTRKWFDLTETAKQLIKSKDAKSIAKAERLLSKALKIALKEPLARASTCHDLGVLHFSYHTELPGGTYHNLNKAIQYFKRAIDTPQRQVIPEKHASSLSQLAVVYRRAAHDYLWPDKDLDCIEKAKALHIQAIDLLINSEIPKVIRDGQLSIIHFNLASVLFDQGLNQKACASQAKSVELYLGYLNYSLPPFMNVMAPEQGLGLSFARLMHFSDSPKHKELCETILDIAPRFGVDPIKIMTINPEVDIARPEQQIDYLLRTAKAKPSPDNLKQLFKKQYELMENRRTCKSDAEADVLASLVQRTCSGLARILMEQEDLTAAFKLLENCSALRFCESANKHWQVPEKKVCLPLRSDLLQMGSTYYNLNELALMLEHLSAEDAEAALTEVFERSQKDSIIEEVGESTYFYKPALYPAVLKGAIDDKDSIAFLRQKSNDCLTDFLKIESLIDELDPAFLKRRNSDYSVQIEHFEEALSKNPNLTLVRIDIESNYDDVLILVAMMNAGKLVVTGHSVSLPRNLVNDIGAYVKGNADGLRTWVLDFINWREILPDDCKRLGLLTSFFASQIPWAATGIEGEELYTLVDEINWLPTVLYLCNHVTHFSERSGTRCINGGETRFHNVANKHASGLMTDVQKDDFVEVVSTSEVISYYGHCAHELPNRPYLKTKHFDMNDVELVNQVAGMERVEFWACQSGSNIPLSIFSIPVNEAFGFDMRMIEWGAVSSIGSLWALPDIVTAHIKSHYDQLLNSGYSPSKALLAAQRWWVSQGAKAELNKMRELGLSPYLNTLGCNETLAGLLGPMKTKESRNEDELKRAERLFLHPSSWAGLRFCGIAEQINQAVYLDKVDLTVDEVNQLKSSLAKQKLKSGFINYV